In a genomic window of Gossypium arboreum isolate Shixiya-1 chromosome 9, ASM2569848v2, whole genome shotgun sequence:
- the LOC108456744 gene encoding uncharacterized protein LOC108456744, producing the protein MVRSKASSKKQQKKGIDFKKIKRKLGRKLPPPKNATNTEIKSKAIVLPEQSVATNKEGLAVSKKGLTLKELLQQTSHHNAKVRRDALMGIKDLVLNHPAELRLHRYAVIEKLRERISDDDKVVREALYQLFKSEIFPGCAEDNQGLLISLLMTYIFNAMTNLAIDIRLMAFKFFDLVVQYYPPCFSLYAEKILQSYEDILRKNQYYVEDKGKLRTTLSGLVRCLSLLPSKKPESEKGISGDRMIHAFEPDAPTANTGFSTIIKKLKELVLVLINCFQEFIPLLISMPQLDAQSFDCILSILQSIDIAVRFFIYGTHEVAPESICNQTLSSPLSKKLLGAFPLYPKHHLSVKEDDRYFILNIVITEIFLHLRGWICPSANLFEKFLEFIENALLGTICCSTRSGKAAWEKHVSSLLPFIPKLASEVETCWQSRILESFTQTFKGCNPESSLKLACLSMIEEMLIPNGDKHYTEASDTVVLDFQTVWIRELPLLLMLLGDRQPSSSQVVLRLLLRLGQFSGSNSFLFWEYENTQFALSEFYSTCEEGNIYYGPFMRLPRDCQELSICCLYYFSNLSALFLKSVALCCLCPQLEPFVSFRILEVLHAAYKAGHIQIADHISFFMTLLSRFKVFPENIDPVRESDVKVSNHGAFKSLTSVLCSYLSQMGDSSVVLQILDKAIIGLILLQPPLDNACAMLRVLIVLDSKPTRLSEQSIIALSNFLPGYLMDVVHCIPEDDVRTWRYYLLPCFFLFDRSNRILKLVLDVIGSFLTDSNLSLPSDTSTRYATDSLSRINATISLLLLMYKDIKVQKIISLFRTEVSSILQSIASLQSSEVKMTLEERHRFQCSFEQLKVVTSTSPAG; encoded by the exons ATGGTGCGTTCGAAGGCTTCTTCAAAGAAGCAGCAAAAGAAAGGCATAGATTTCAAA AAAATAAAGAGAAAGCTAGGCAGGAAATTGCCTCCACCGAAGAATGCCACAAATACTGAAATTAAATCCAAAG CAATTGTACTTCCTGAGCAGAGTGTGGCAACAAACAAGGAAGGTTTAGCTGTGAGTAAGAAAGGATTGACTTTGAAAGAACTTCTTCAGCAAACATCTCATCATAACGCCAAAGTTCGAAGGG ATGCATTAATGGGAATCAAGGATTTAGTCCTTAATCATCCAGCAGAGTTGAGGCTGCACAGATATGCAGTTATAGAGAAACTGCGGGAGCGGATAAGTGATGATGATAAAGTAGTTAGAGAAGCGTTATATCAACTGTTTAAGTCTGAAATTTTCCCTGGTTGTGCTGAg GATAATCAAGGACTTCTCATCTCCTTATTGATGACATATATTTTCAATGCAATGACAAATTTAGCAATTGACATCCGCTTGATGGCTTTCAAATTTTTTGATCTTGTTGTGCAATACTATCCTCCTTGCTTTTCATTATATGCTGAGAAG ATTCTTCAGAGCTATGAAGATATTTTAAGGAAAAACCAGTATTATGTAGAAGACAAGGGAAAGCTCAGAACTACTCTTTCAGGGTTAGTCCGCTGCCTGTCACTGTTGCCAAGCAAAAAGCCAGAATCTGAAAAG GGTATTTCAGGAGACAGGATGATACATGCTTTTGAGCCTGATGCACCAACAGCAAATACTG GTTTCTCTACCATTATCAAGAAACTAAAGGAGCTTGTGCTAGTTCTAATAAACTGTTTCCAAGAATTTATTCCATTGCTCATTTCTATGCCACAACTGGATGCACAATCATTTGATTGTATATTATCCATACTTCAAAGCATAGATATTGCTGTAAGATTTTTTATTTATGGTACTCATGAAGTGGCACCTGAGTCAATATGCAATCAAACTCTCTCATCACCCTTGTCAAAGAAGTTATTGGGAGCATTTCCCCTTTATCCAAAACACCACCTTTCTGTGAAG GAGGATGATAGATATTTTATCCTGAACATTGTCATAACGGAGATATTTTTGCACCTCCGGGGATGGATCTGCCCTTCTGCAAATTTGTTTGAGAAATTTCTCGAGTTTATAGAGAATGCACTACTCGGCACG ATTTGTTGTAGCACACGTTCTGGTAAAGCAGCATGGGAAAAGCATGTATCTTCATTGCTTCCTTTCATTCCCAAACTTGCATCAGAAGTGGAAACTTGTTGGCAGTCACGCATTCTTGAG TCATTTACTCAGACATTCAAGGGTTGCAATCCAGAGTCTTCACTTAAATTGGCTTGCCTGTCCATGATTGAAGAAATGTTAATTCCT AATGGAGATAAGCACTATACTGAAGCAAGTGATACTGTGGTATTAGACTTTCAGACTGTTTGGATAAGAGAGCTGCCCTTGTTGTTAATGCTACTTGGTGATAGACAACCATCCTCTTCTCAG GTTGTCTTGCGCCTTCTTCTTCGTCTTGGGCAATTTTCTGGttcaaactcttttcttttttggGAATATGAAAATACTCAATTTGCACTCAGTGAGTTTTACAGCACATGTGAAGAAG GAAACATATACTATGGTCCTTTCATGAGACTTCCTAGGGATTGTCAGGAGTTGTCTATCTGTTGCCTTTATTATTTCTCTAACTTGAGTGCTCTTTTTCTGAAATCAGTAGCTTTATGTTGCCTGT GTCCTCAATTGGAGCCATTTGTATCTTTCCGCATTTTAGAGGTTCTGCATGCTGCCTACAAAGCTGGACACATCCAAATTGCTGACCACATCAGCTTCTTCATGACTTTACTATCTCGTTTCAAAGTTTTCCCTG AAAATATAGATCCTGTTAGAGAAAGTGATGTGAAGGTTTCAAATCATGGAGCTTTTAAGTCTCTCACCAGCGTGCTTTGCTCATACTTGTCACAGATGGGTGATAGTTCTGTTGTTTTACAAATACTAGATAAAGCAATCATTGGCTTGATA TTGTTGCAACCACCTCTTGACAATGCATGTGCAATGTTGAGAGTGCTCATTGTGCTGGACTCTAAACCCACTAGGCTTTCTGAACAAAGTATAATTGCTCTAAGCAATTTCCTTCCCGGATATCTTATGGATGTTGTGCAT TGTATTCCAGAAGATGATGTTCGCACATGGCGTTATTACCTTCTACCATGCTTTTTCTTGTTTGATAGGAGTAACAGGATTCTGAAGCTTGTATTGGATGTAATTGGTTCATTTTTAACTGACAGTAATTTGTCGCTTCCATCTGATACCTCTACAAGATATGCCACTGACAGTCTCAGTCGGATAAATGCGACTATTTCTCTGCTACTATTAATGTACAAGGACATTAAAGTTCAGAAAATTATTTCTTTATTCAGAACAGAGGTCAGCTCAATTTTGCAAAGCATAGCTTCTTTACAG TCTTCAGAAGTCAAGATGACCCTTGAAGAAAGGCACAGATTTCAATGTTCATTTGAACAATTAAAGGTGGTTACTAGTACATCACCAGCTGGCTGA
- the LOC108456242 gene encoding protein CHROMOSOME TRANSMISSION FIDELITY 7, whose translation MQSKINSFFKPPSSSLSVELSNSPPVFSDDENDELATWEKSQHTIVNTYTRRPSNFNGNDKKKESGDDKFDKPISETRVSREECGSNGRNLNKKRSYAQFHLELGQSDFLLHACSICGVKYSPGDEADERNHSIFHKNFTLGVQFKGWRNERVVHVPNVERSRVILVLDSDPLAQRNKVQEVVKMMETELGEGWIFHKLCKVYLFISSQRIAGCLVAEPIKEAFEVLSYPVGERQDGAIAKRRSNPSKLQFGEIVLEREVIKRAPSEVLHENHTGAILCKKEAVHAVCGIRAIWVTPSNRRKGIATQLLEAVRKSFSNGYVTEKSLLAFSQPSSDGQALASNYIGTRSFLVYKTGNLCR comes from the exons ATGCAATCCAAAATAAATTCCTTCTTCAAGCCTCCTTCTTCTTCTCTGTCGGTTGAGCTCTCAAATTCACCTCCAGTTTTCAGCGATGATGAGAACGATGAATTAGCCACCTGGGAGAAGAGTCAGCACACCATTGTTAACACCTACACGCGTAGACCTTCAAATTTTAATGG GAATGACAAGAAAAAAGAATCTGGCGATGACAAGTTCGATAAACCCATATCAGAAACTAGGGTTTCAAGGGAAGAATGTGGTTCAAATGGGAGAAATCTAAATAAGAAGAGAAGTTATGCACAGTTTCATTTGGAGTTAGGTCAATCTGATTTTCTTCTCCATGCCTGTTCAATTTGTGGGGTCAAGTATTCTCCCGGGGATGAAGCTGATGAAAGGAACCATTCCATTTTTCACAAGAATTTCACTCTTGGGGTTCAATTCAAG GGATGGAGAAATGAGAGGGTTGTTCATGTGCCCAATGTTGAACGAAGTCGAGTCATTTTGGTTTTGGATTCTGATCCTCTAGCTCAGAGGAATaag GTGCAAGAGGTTGTAAAGATGATGGAGACTGAACTTGGTGAGGGCTGGATTTTTCACAAGCTTTGTAAG GTATACCTATTCATTTCCTCCCAACGGATTGCTGGGTGTCTAGTTGCAGAACCAATAAAGGAAGCGTTTGAAGTTCTTTCATATCCAGTTGGTGAAAGACAGGATGGTGCCATAGCAAAGCGAAGGTCAAACCCAAGCAAACTTCAGTTTGGGGAAATTGTTTTAGAGAGGGAAGTCATAAAAAGAGCTCCTTCAGAGGTATTGCATGAAAATCACACTGGAGCAATTCTCTGTAAAAAGGAAGCAGTACACGCTGTTTGTGGCATTAGAGCAATCTGGGTCACTCCCTCCAACAGGAGAAAAGGCATTGCCACTCAATTGTTGGAAGCAGTGAG GAAAAGTTTCAGCAACGGATATGTTACTGAAAAATCTCTGCTGGCATTTTCTCAACCAAGCTCAGATGGACAGGCTTTGGCATCCAACTACATAGGTACCAGGTCTTTTTTGGTGTATAAAACGGGCAATTTGTGCCGCTAG
- the LOC108454884 gene encoding uncharacterized protein LOC108454884, giving the protein MVEAAAVGGVVAGGGVPFPVVFFDGECETGIGNVVIHPAMDFKAFQSILSRKIGISPHQFSVYVADGNNPRNRFPITGKINFSALSYEKDCFFLVVLKRSRRSRTRKGKNAESSPPMAEIKKEPPANAMLLRRGGGGGSELVEARVCTGLDEFERRVRDLQMEKERYLVNLGSANLRIARESKSLFCEECEKAKVIGTDIDFHWCVYDAVTFGFRSHAGPIARPAKGSGY; this is encoded by the coding sequence ATGGTGGAGGCCGCTGCCGTTGGTGGTGTTGTTGCTGGAGGGGGAGTTCCGTTCCCGGTTGTTTTCTTCGATGGAGAGTGTGAAACTGGTATAGGGAATGTCGTTATTCATCCAGCCATGGATTTCAAGGCTTTCCAATCGATTCTTAGCCGTAAGATCGGGATCTCGCCTCATCAATTCTCCGTCTATGTTGCAGACGGCAACAACCCGCGCAACCGCTTCCCTATAACTGGGAAAATAAATTTCTCAGCGCTTTCTTACGAAAAGGACTGTTTCTTCCTCGTTGTATTGAAAAGATCACGGCGGTCACGCACAAGGAAAGGAAAGAACGCGGAATCGTCTCCTCCGATGGCGGAGATAAAGAAGGAACCGCCAGCGAATGCTATGTTGTTGAGGCGAGGCGGTGGTGGGGGTAGTGAATTGGTGGAGGCGAGGGTATGTACGGGATTGGATGAATTTGAGAGGAGGGTAAGGGATTTGCAGATGGAGAAAGAGAGGTATTTGGTGAATTTGGGAAGTGCCAATCTGAGAATTGCAAGGGAATCGAAAAGTTTGTTTTGTGAAGAGTGCGAGAAGgccaaggttatcggaacagatATCGACTTTCATTGGTGCGTTTACGACGCCGTTACTTTCGGGTTCCGGTCTCACGCCGGTCCGATTGCCCGACCCGCAAAAGGCTCCGGTTATTGA